In Erinaceus europaeus chromosome 10, mEriEur2.1, whole genome shotgun sequence, one DNA window encodes the following:
- the VWA1 gene encoding von Willebrand factor A domain-containing protein 1, with the protein MLPWTALGLALSLQLALVGSRAELGLPMPAPMGDLMFLLDSSASVSHYEFSRVQEFVGQLVAPLPLGPGALRVSLVHVGSQPHREFHFGQHSSGPAVQDAVRAATQRMGDTNTGLALAYAKEQMFAESAGARQGVPKVLVWVTDGDSSDPVGPPMQALKELGVTIFIVSTGRSNLLELSAAASAPVEEHLHFVHVDDLHIIAQQLRTTILEAMQPQQLHASEVTSRTVRLAWPQLLTADSGYYVLELAGSSEPGSPRRQQLPGNATGWTWAGLEPDTNYDVALVPESNERFVRPQHLRVRTLPEETEEAGPERIVVSHAKPRSLRVSWAPALGPDVALGYYVQAGPLRGGAAQRLDVPAGHNSTVLQGLAPATAYLLTVTAVFRSGRERALSAKVCTPDGPRCRAPRPMTLPGAREP; encoded by the exons ATGCTGCCCTGGACCGCGCTCGGCCTGGCCCTGAGTCTGCAGTTGGCGCTTGTCGGGAGCCGCGCCGAGCTAG GCCTGCCGATGCCAGCCCCCATGGGGGACCTGATGTTCCTGCTGGACAGCTCAGCCAGCGTGTCTCACTACGAGTTTTCCCGAGTTCAGGAGTTTGTGGGGCAGCTGGTGGCCCCACTACCATTGGGCCCTGGGGCACTGCGTGTCAGCCTGGTGCATGTGGGCAGCCAGCCACACAGGGAGTTCCACTTCGGGCAGCATAGCTCTGGCCCGGCCGTCCAGGATGCTGTGCGGGCTGCCACCCAGCGCATGGGCGACACCAACACCGGCCTGGCGCTGGCCTACGCCAAGGAGCAGATGTTTGCTGAGTCAGCAGGGGCCCGGCAAGGGGTTCCCAAGGTGCTGGTGTGGGTGACAGATGGTGATTCCAGCGACCCTGTGGGGCCccccatgcaggcactgaaggaGCTGGGGGTCACTATCTTCATTGTCAGCACCGGTCGAAGCAACCTGCTGGAGCTGTCAGCTGCAGCCTCAGCCCCCGTGGAGGAGCACCTGCACTTTGTACACGTGGACGACCTGCACATCATCGCCCAGCAGCTCAGGACCACTATCCTTG AGGCCATGCAGCCGCAGCAGCTCCACGCTTCCGAGGTTACGTCCAGGACAGTCCGCCTGGCCTGGCCGCAGCTGCTGACAGCAGACTCGGGCTACTATGTGTTGGAGCTGGCAGGCAGCTCGGAGCCAGGAAGCCCGCGTCGCCAGCAGCTGCCGGGCAACGCCACGGGCTGGACCTGGGCCGGCCTGGAGCCGGACACCAACTACGACGTGGCGCTGGTGCCTGAATCCAATGAGCGCTTTGTGCGGCCACAGCACCTGCGGGTGCGCACGCTGCCAG AGGAGACCGAGGAGGCCGGGCCCGAGCGCATCGTTGTCTCGCACGCCAAGCCGCGCAGCCTCCGCGTGAGCTGGGCCCCGGCGCTGGGCCCCGATGTCGCGCTCGGCTACTACGTGCAGGCTGGGCCGCTCCGGGGCGGCGCGGCTCAGCGCCTGGACGTGCCTGCGGGCCACAACAGCACCGTGCTGCAGGGCCTGGCGCCCGCCACCGCCTACCTGCTCACCGTCACCGCCGTCTTCCGCTCCGGCCGCGAGAGAGCGCTGTCGGCCAAGGTCTGCACGCCCGACGGCCCGCGctgccgcgccccgcgccccatGACTCTGCCCGGGGCCCGAGAGCCTTGA